The Prunus persica cultivar Lovell chromosome G8, Prunus_persica_NCBIv2, whole genome shotgun sequence genome includes a region encoding these proteins:
- the LOC18766833 gene encoding LOW QUALITY PROTEIN: zinc finger protein GIS2 (The sequence of the model RefSeq protein was modified relative to this genomic sequence to represent the inferred CDS: deleted 2 bases in 1 codon), translating into MSSDSRSRSRSRSRSPTDRKIRSDRFSYRDAPYRRDGGRRGFSRDNLCKNCKRPGHYARECPNVAICHNCGLPGHIASECTTKSLCWNCREPGHMASNCPNEGICHTCGKAGHRARDCTAPPMPPGDLRLCNNCYKQGHIAADCTNDKACNNCRKTGTLARDCPNEPICNLCNVSGHVARQCPRANVLGEQRGGGGGGGGGGGGMRGGGYRDIVCRNCQQLGHMSRDCMGPLMICHNCGGRGHLAYECPSGRFMDRYPRRY; encoded by the exons ATGAGTTCAGACAGCAGGAGCCGAAGCAGGAGCAGGAGCAGGAGTCCTACGGATCGTAAGATCCGTTCTGATCGCTTTTCCTACCGCGATGCACCTTACAGGAGAGATGGAGGACGTCGGGGTTTCAG ccgAGACAATCTGTGCAAGAACTGCAAACGTCCAGGCCATTATGCTAGAGAATGCCCTAATGTTGCAATTTGTCACAATTGTGGTCTTCCTGG GCACATTGCTTCAGAGTGTACTACAAAGTCGCTATGTTGGAATTGCCGGGAACCTGGTCACATGGCCAGTAACTGCCCAAATGAAGGCATCTGCCACACCTGTGGTAAGGCTGGACATCGCGCTAGAGATTGCACAGCTCCCCCAATGCCACCTGGGGACTTGAGGTTGTGCAACAACTGCTACAAGCAGGGTCATATTGCAGCTGACTGCACAAATGATAAAGCATGTAACAACTGTAGAAAGACAGGT ACCCTAGCACGTGATTGCCCGAATGAACCCATCTGCAACTTATGCAATGTATCTGGGCATGTGGCAAGACAGTGCCCCCGAGCCAATGTCTTGGGAGAGCAgcgtggaggtggaggtggaggtggaggtggaggaggtggAATGCGCGGCGGCGGTTACCGTGACATTGTTTGTAGGAACTGCCAACAACTTGGGCATATGAGCAGGGATTGTATGGGCCCCTTGATGATCTGTCACAACTGTGGGGGACGAGGACACCTGGCATACGAGTGCCCTTCTGGCAGATTTATGGATCGCTACCCCAGGAGGTACTGA